The genomic interval AAAGATAAAGTAATGGATGGACCACAATTGAAAGAAAGGGTTCATGTAAGAGGAGAGGCTAACACAGCTAAAGACCAGAGCAGTACGACATCAAAGAGTGGTTTGGAAACTCAAAGAGAGCAAAAAGGAAACTCTGAAACAatgaaaagaaacatttctgaaaagAGAGCACTATTTGCATCAATGGAACAGGTGCCTAATAAGACAAATGCACCCTTAAAGAAAGAGAATGCTGTTATCGATAAGTACAACCTGGCCAAAATGGCTTTAGAGGAAGTAATTGCTGAACGAGAgcaaagaaagttgaaaagtaAAGAGGTCTCAAATGCAGGACGTTCACTCATTGATATAAAAAGAGTCGATTGTGAAAAACCTCAAGGTGGTAGTGAGTTACCCACCAGTGGAGAGGACCAACTGTCTAGTATGTTCTCGCTGAATGAGAGGGGGAAAAGTGCAAAAGATGGCAAAGGTCAGAATACTGTGTCTGCTTTTAAAACAAACTGGCAGACTGTTCAAACGATGTCAGAAGACATGGCCAAACATGGTGAAAGTCATGTGCCTGAGGTAAAATTAGCCAGGCCCTGTAAGCAGGAAGCATCTATTGGGCAGTGCCAGCATGCAGGACCTATAAAATATGAGAGAGACAGATTGTGCCTAAACAATCAAGAAAGCAACACAGATAATGTCAGCAAGGATGATAAAATATGTCAAAAGAAAGAGttgaagaataaaaatataagtcatgcaaagaaatgcacaaaaacagctGATCAATTGAAAAGTAGCAATATTCGCAGTGTGGAACAGTGTGAGGAAGAGTTGGGCGTTAGCTCCTTTAAACCTGAGATACCCCCAAGAAGAGGGAGAAGTAATTCTCAAAGTAATGACAGAGTaggtgaaaagaaagaaagtaattttgactttaaaagaGAAGGTGACACTGCAGTCAAAACTGAGGAAATGGAAAGTAGGGAAGTTAAGAAAGTTCAGTCAAGACAATCAAAGAATCGAGGCCCTGTAAGAGGAAATGTATCGGCTCTGAAAGAGAAATATGACAAAGAAAATAAGGTCAACCTCAAGGATGTTCAGAAAGGTCAGCCTGTTGAAGGTACAAGCTGCGAAAAGCCTACAGAAGAGGGACGCAATGAAAGGGCTGCAAAAGacaaaattaaacataaatttgtTCCACCAAAACTCACAGTCAGTGATCCTGAAAGTGGGACTTATTCCATTATCTACAAGGAGATGGATTCAGAGAGTGAAAGAAAGTCTAACAGCTCCTCTAAAGAATCAGAAAGAGGTGAGGAACATTCAAAGAGGAAACACAGTGTCACCCAAGACTTCCAAAAAGCTATACATGAtctcacaaacaacacaaatgaagaaatGCAAGACAACAAAGTAAAAACGAATGAGAAGGAGGGGGGTTCTGTAAGTCCGAAGGAGTTCGGAGACAAGCAGAACAAATCCAAAGGTCCTTGTAAAAGCTATATGAAAGACTTCTTTAGTGGACTTCTTGGAATTTCAAGCtcagaaaggggaaaaaatgtaGATGAACATGAGGAGGAACTCTCTGAAACACTGTCTTCAGAGTCTTTCAACCCCGACAAAGCCAGAAAGGACAGTATCAAAGTATATGATATTCTTGGACAATCTCATACTGTATCCTCATCAAATGGTAAACAAACACATCACAGCAGTCAATCTTCAAACTCATGTGAGCTCTCTCTATTGCATGAATCAGAACAGGGGGCGCAATCACAACCTGAAGAGTTGGTAAATAAAGCAGAGGTCTGCTACATGAAAGACAAAGTTGATGGAAAGATGAAGGAGAATTTCCAGAAACCAACAACAGATTCCTGCTCCTTAAGCAACCATGAAAGTGAGCCAGATGTTTCTCCACCGAGTGATGTGGACAAAAGGGGATGGGTGCAGAGCTTGATTGAGTCAGCTAGAAACTTAACACAAATATCACACAGTCATACTTCCTCTAAGGATCAACCTGAAATAGATCAACAGCTGTCTCAGAAGGACCACTTGAATGGATCTGAGAAAGATAAGCAAGATCTGGACCTCTGCAAGGACTGTGTCCATTCTCCAGTTGCCATACCATCAGTCAAGACCCCccaaccaaaccaaccagcaaTGCATTTCTTGTCCCTTCCGACAAATCACCTGGTCAAAGAGGGAAAACTGTCCGTTGGAAGTGCCTCTGTgtctgaggaggaggagaggCGCTCTGCTGTGAGCACTTTATCTGAAGGCCTGGACAGCTATGAAACAAGCGGAGGGGATACAATGGAGGAGAACTTCTCTGGCATTGCACCAGCAGAGGATGCGGAGGGATCCAAGGCACCCAGCGAGAGATCTGCTTCAGCCTGCAGCGGAAATGATAGTAATGGTCAGAACAAGCCGCCTGTTGTACCTCCAAAAACTGAAAAGGCTCTACGCCGAGCCATGAAGCTCACCACACGGAGGATACAAAAGGCTGAAGCTAAAAGCAAATCTGAGCGTAAAGGGAGGAGCAGTGACAAAAGTGTCAGTCACAAGGCTGAGAGGAGGCACCACAGCATCGACCAAGTACTTGACAGATCAGAACACAGCAGTGACAGAATCAGCAGTAAACACAGCGAGCATCTCAATGACACAAATGAGCACAAAACTCAAAGAAGCGAGAAGCATACTAGACGCCATAGTGGTCACAAGAGTCAAATAGAAGAGAATGAACCTAGTAGAAAATTGCAACATGCAACCAAAGACAAAGAAAGACAAACCAGCCAAACTGGTGACTTAAAGGGCCATCGCACTGATGGCACATCAAACCACGGGGATCATTTGGGGAACGGCAATATAAGTAATGACAGTGATCGATTAGGTCGAAGCAATGAGAAACACTTGCCCAAGAAACTGGAACGTAGGACTCAAAGTCTGGATAGATTTCTAAGGGAAAAAAACGAAAACATGTCAAGTAGCACTGTTGGTTTAATAGAAGGATCACAGTACTCTACTCCAAAGGCGTTACCTTTGCGCCAAAACAGCATTGAACATACTTATGCACCAACCACTAATCTTGTAACACAGTCCTTCCCGATCACCCAGAGAAAGCTTTTACAGGACCCTGACTCAGGACAGTACTTTCTGGTGGATATGCCAGTACAGGTCAAAACGAAAACTTTCTTTGACCCAGAAACTAAAAGTTATGTGCAACTGCCAGTACAGTCTCCTGAGGCTGCCGTGCGACAAGCTCCGCCAT from Ctenopharyngodon idella isolate HZGC_01 chromosome 12, HZGC01, whole genome shotgun sequence carries:
- the LOC127523591 gene encoding uncharacterized protein LOC127523591; translated protein: MSNQEKRQRTSMQHLRYLDSFMDEIDREVMSLTDRAFKSLCIGDEAIYNDSEFSPSPVSCHKPVVEDVSKKTQESSVSAVKKLNSYPLNGANDLLSRSNKSSKDSALFAVFSAKKNGESTKMTNGDSWDKSALLSIQRELSEFSSDYHSLTAVHLSQAKNHLKSDEKGSGKKSSKDVSLPSGKSSKCKHSKNNKLRKLNSINFFLHSEFSPFLSWRDFNKFSIGQEHIPEIMLSNRRPEWYDSPLYKELTAAHGHYQLSFPPSVDKEVEKCPKQSETQSQLASVQSAAPSVPPKPEKESKHIQHNIPTKAPPLASEQRCNSERVEPCVPWRKSRSRAKSAAPVGHSIYSASAEEGSAQAFKEVKTIEDQTSASSTPFSISQLLTPVIPSRHGTGTSEILLSPTTLELPPLPERELHPSPEIKREGYKSIASSLLFNLKDNRKRVKTMYSPPKFKGLDVANQSKGSPQPEVSKDGLEIPEISGTTTISSARHKAIISQMSPLLETADTQTCSPANDGMPDDYLALSLLQSGKLKSNRSPAANKASYPSLQLYRKTSPEEINIRANAQTVVDTSSQSFTDKASKDCDTEHNFPSKLFKSAELQSKNNPVESMLNAPKPTVGLHSEMSLENKSGKSLSVSLTNLEEQVISDGTNQITDRLKTRETVSAQKSPVKDKEPHGKEAGAKHVFSARQNNYIKSQRFVSTDDDNHRDNDSSNAPLTIQDKKENDKWSRHSKNPKTKEIRQETHNANTHKDKVMDGPQLKERVHVRGEANTAKDQSSTTSKSGLETQREQKGNSETMKRNISEKRALFASMEQVPNKTNAPLKKENAVIDKYNLAKMALEEVIAEREQRKLKSKEVSNAGRSLIDIKRVDCEKPQGGSELPTSGEDQLSSMFSLNERGKSAKDGKGQNTVSAFKTNWQTVQTMSEDMAKHGESHVPEVKLARPCKQEASIGQCQHAGPIKYERDRLCLNNQESNTDNVSKDDKICQKKELKNKNISHAKKCTKTADQLKSSNIRSVEQCEEELGVSSFKPEIPPRRGRSNSQSNDRVGEKKESNFDFKREGDTAVKTEEMESREVKKVQSRQSKNRGPVRGNVSALKEKYDKENKVNLKDVQKGQPVEGTSCEKPTEEGRNERAAKDKIKHKFVPPKLTVSDPESGTYSIIYKEMDSESERKSNSSSKESERGEEHSKRKHSVTQDFQKAIHDLTNNTNEEMQDNKVKTNEKEGGSVSPKEFGDKQNKSKGPCKSYMKDFFSGLLGISSSERGKNVDEHEEELSETLSSESFNPDKARKDSIKVYDILGQSHTVSSSNGKQTHHSSQSSNSCELSLLHESEQGAQSQPEELVNKAEVCYMKDKVDGKMKENFQKPTTDSCSLSNHESEPDVSPPSDVDKRGWVQSLIESARNLTQISHSHTSSKDQPEIDQQLSQKDHLNGSEKDKQDLDLCKDCVHSPVAIPSVKTPQPNQPAMHFLSLPTNHLVKEGKLSVGSASVSEEEERRSAVSTLSEGLDSYETSGGDTMEENFSGIAPAEDAEGSKAPSERSASACSGNDSNGQNKPPVVPPKTEKALRRAMKLTTRRIQKAEAKSKSERKGRSSDKSVSHKAERRHHSIDQVLDRSEHSSDRISSKHSEHLNDTNEHKTQRSEKHTRRHSGHKSQIEENEPSRKLQHATKDKERQTSQTGDLKGHRTDGTSNHGDHLGNGNISNDSDRLGRSNEKHLPKKLERRTQSLDRFLREKNENMSSSTVGLIEGSQYSTPKALPLRQNSIEHTYAPTTNLVTQSFPITQRKLLQDPDSGQYFLVDMPVQVKTKTFFDPETKSYVQLPVQSPEAAVRQAPPLEVMNTPPLMLYHGFVPMPVSSQKSVVRTGGSMIPPDDLEDFEPSRKQEDFYQINNEEVNPYIEPVYISQEHTPEEEIDSVR